In Malassezia japonica chromosome 2, complete sequence, one DNA window encodes the following:
- a CDS encoding uncharacterized protein (EggNog:ENOG503P24C; COG:U), with the protein MEPATSAELPTLKILLIGSSGVGKSALVRRYTDDEFLDDDEAATIGVDYKMKSIYVQGKWFKLSIWDTAGQERYRTLTSSYYRGAQGVIIVYDVTSQESFDALPSWAKELEMFTGDQSPVMLLVGNKTDQDARRVISKEQGAQWAEEHRCLFVECSAKENVHVEKAFQDLVQRIASTPALWQDVAPGVRRPGDRIPGGVPNAPGSISLSDASNYLATAQEKCGC; encoded by the exons ATGGAgccggcgacgtcggcagAGCTGCCTACGCTCAAGATCCTGCTTATCGGG TCTTCGGGTGTAGGAAAGTCGGCGCTGGTCCGGCGGTacaccgacgacgagttcctcgacgacgacgaggcggcgaccATCGGTGTCGACTACAAGATGAAGAGCATTTATGTCCAGGGGAAATGGTTCAAGCTCTCGATCTGGGATACCGCGGGCCAGGAGCGCTACCGCACGTTGACAAGCAGCTACTACCGCGGTGCCCAAGGCGTGATTATCGTGTACGATGTCACGTCGCAAGAGTCGTTCGACGCGCTCCCCTCCTGggccaaggagctcgagatGTTTACCGGCGACCAGTCGCCCGTcatgctcctcgtcggcaacAAGACCGACCaggatgcgcgccgcgtcatTTCAAAGGAGCAGGGCGCGCAGTGggccgaggagcaccgCTGCTTGTTTGTCGAGTGCAGCGCCAAGGAGAATGTGCATGTGGAAAAGGCCTTTCAGGacctcgtgcagcgcatcgcctcgacgccTGCACTGTGGCAGGACGTCGCGCcaggcgtgcgccggccagGCGACCGCATCCCGGGTGGCGTGCCCAATGCGCCGGGAAGCATCTCGTTGTCCGATGCGTCCAACTATCTCGCTACGGCCCAAGAAAAGTGTGGGTGCTAA
- the ARH1 gene encoding adrenodoxin-NADP(+) reductase (COG:F; EggNog:ENOG503NUPV; BUSCO:EOG09261UOJ; SECRETED:SignalP(1-17)), producing the protein MFLTPVWGMAATRAAFAQPMRLAVVGSGPSGFYTASRVLQSFDVAHGTGQDGVEVHMFERLPTPFGLVRYGVAPDHPEVKNVENKFAEVASDARFRFFGNVCVTASNDTPPPPSSLAVNVPITELAPYYTHVLFAYGANEARPLGVPGSGRRELRNVYPALDFVEWYNGHPDAHDPAMEDAYSLNRVDGSKIHRAAIVGAGNVALDVARVLLRQCPSVPAGESLAKTDVPQPVLDHLASWQIEEVNLYVRRGAPHLAFTNKELREMLGLPHVAFRPLPADLLDTGLEQVNKLAEAGQKRAMTRLLGQLKKGSKLAYNESQYPRWGLHLLRSPAALHGDGATPPALASVDWNVTQISEHGRAVTQGETVRSDEDLLISSVGYRSEPLRGETDSAMQVPFDETRCVIPNIRNRVVDEEGQPIPGMFVSGWLATGPVGVIVSTMFDAFGVADEMVKEWRASSIPTLCGAAGHAEALRDTPEALQGQRTVSFDQWRVIDEAERQRGEALGKTREKFLTVADMLKVVE; encoded by the exons ATGTTCCTCACGCCGGTCTGGGGCatggccgcgacgcgcgccgcgtttGCGCAGCCGATGCGACTTGCAGTCGTGGGGTCGGGACCGAGTGGTTTCTATACCGCGTCGCGTGTCCTGCAGTCCTTTGATgtggcgcacggcacggGTCAGGACGGCGTCGAAGTGCACATGTTCGAGCGGCTCCCGACGCCGTTTGGGCTCGTGCGCTACGGTGTTGCGCCGGACCATCCCGAGGTCAAG AATGTCGAGAACAAGTTTGCTGAAGTCGCAAGCGACGCGCGCTTCCGCTTCTTTGGAAACGTATGCGTCACCGCCAGCAATgacacgccgccgccgccttcGTCGCTGGCGGTGAACGTGCCGATTACGGAACTTGCGCCGTACTATACGCACGTCCTCTTTGCATACGGTGCAAACGAGGCGCGGCCCCTCGGTGTGCCCGGAAGTGGCCGCAGGGAGCTGCGGAATGTCTACCCCGCGCTCGATTTCGTCGAGTGGTACAATGGCCACCCTGATGCGCACGATCCCGCGATGGAGGACGCATACAGCCTGAACCGTGTCGACGGCAGCAAGATCCaccgcgcggcgatcgtcggcgccggcaatgtcgcgctggacgttgcgcgcgtgctgctgcgccaaTGCCCGTCTGTGCCCGCCGGCGAATCACTCGCCAAGACGGACGTGCCGCAGCCGGTGCTCGATCATCTCGCGTCGTGGCAGATTGAAGAGGTGAATCTgtacgtgcgccgcggcgcgccgcacttGGCCTTTACCAACAAGGAGCTACGGGAGATGCTGGGGCTGCCGCACGTCGCCTTCCGTCCGCTTCCCGCTGATCTGTTGGATACCGGCCTGGAGCAGGTGAacaagctcgccgaggccggccAGAAGCGCGCCATGacgcgcctcctcggccaGCTCAAAAAAGGCAGCAAGCTGGCCTATAACGAGTCGCAGTACCCCCGCTGGGGCCTGCACCTCTTGCGCTcgcctgcggcgctgcacggcgacgGGGCGACCCCTccggcgctcgcgtcggTGGATTGGAACGTGACACAAATCAgcgagcacggccgcgcagTCACCCAAGGCGAGACGGtacgcagcgacgaggacctaCTCATCTCCTCGGTCGGCTACCGCTCCGAGCCTCTGCGTGGCGAGACCGACTCGGCGATGCAGGTGCCGTTCGACGAGACGCGGTGTGTCATTCCCAATATCCGGAACCGCGTCGTGGACGAAGAAGGGCAGCCGATTCCCGGCATGTTTGTCTCGGGATGGCTCGCCACCGGCCCCGTCGGTGTGATTGTCTCTACGATGTTCGACGCGTTTGGAGTCGCGGACGAGATGGTGAAAGAGTGGCGTGCGTCGTCCATCCCTACGCTCTGTGGCGCTGCCGgccacgccgaggcgctgcgcgacacgcccgaGGCGTTGCAAGGCCAGCGCACCGTCTCCTTCGACCAATGGCGTGTGATCGATGAGGCGGAGCGGCAgcgtggcgaggcgctgggcAAGACGCGCGAAAAGTTTTTGACCGTCGCCGACATGCTCAAGGTAGTGGAGTAG
- a CDS encoding uncharacterized protein (BUSCO:EOG09264881; EggNog:ENOG503NU6R; COG:F): MSLQNLSKSAVRVGKNYIKGYTDTQIKTRDATSNDPWGPSGTQMNELAQLSHNHTDFIEMMEILDKRLNDKGKNWRHVFKALSVLDYLLHAGSENVWMYFHDNIYIVKTLKEFQYMDDGGVDQGVNVRQKAKEITSLLLDESRMKSQRRARSNMNRVKTDPTDFSDDAGRRRRQEENDRMSREDRELQQALEESKRMAEEEERRKRASSKNDDDYERALRLSKEEEEKNKNKDNLISLDGEDDPNAYANLQPQYTSFNPYMQYQPTGFNPFFQAQMQQQEMMQQQYLQQQEYQRQLALQNAAQQYQYMMTQQQQQPLMPQPTSFGSNNPWLNPNASAAAPEPEPAQEIEEDDKTDTLISLDGPSEVEPPKPKPSGPPKVKISNAHPELDRLLASGDGVDTFGNTGDMRLGPNVASWNQKIQEQRTGQAASLGGAAFGHSSPLQSQYTSSNPFSQ; the protein is encoded by the coding sequence ATGTCTCTGCAGAATTTGTCCAAGTCTGCCGTGCGTGTAGGCAAAAACTACATAAAAGGATACACGGACACGCAGATTAAGACGCGTGATGCCACTTCCAATGATCCGTGGGGCCCGAGCGGCACACAGATgaacgagctcgcgcagctgagCCACAACCACACCGACTTCATCGAGATGATGGAGATTTTGGACAAGCGCTTGAACGACAAAGGCAAAAATTGGCGCCATGTGTTCAAAGCGTTGTCGGTGCTGGATTATCTCCTTCATGCAGGAAGCGAGAATGTCTGGATGTACTTCCACGACAATATTTACATTGTCAAGACACTAAAAGAGTTCCAGTACATGGACGATGGCGGTGTCGACCAGGGTGTAAATGTTCGGCAAAAGGCCAAAGAGATTACGAGCCTGCTCTTGGACGAGAGTCGCATGAAgagccagcgccgcgcacgttCCAACATGAACCGGGTCAAGACAGACCCGACCGACTTTAGCGATGACgcgggccgccgccggcggcaagAAGAGAACGACCGCATGTCGCGAGAAGACCGTGAGCTCCAGCAGGCACTCGAGGAGTCTAAGCGCATGGCGGAGGAAgaagagcgccgcaagcgtgCTTCATCAAAGAACGACGACGACtacgagcgcgcgctgcgtctctcgaaggaagaggaagagAAGAACAAGAACAAGGACAATCTAATCAGCCTGGATGGTGAAGACGACCCTAATGCATACGCCAACCTGCAGCCGCAGTACACGTCGTTCAACCCCTATATGCAGTATCAGCCTACCGGATTCAACCCCTTCTTCCAGGCACAGATGCAGCAGCAGGAAATGATGCAACAGCAATACCTCCAGCAGCAAGAGTACCAGCGGCAACTCGCGCTGCAGAATGCTGCGCAACAGTACCAATACATGATGAcccagcagcagcagcagccgctCATGCCGCAGCCGACGAGCTTTGGGTCGAACAACCCCTGGCTGAACCCCAACGCgtctgctgcggcgccggagcccgagcctgcgcaagagatcgaggaggacgacaAGACGGATACCCTGATTTCCCTCGATGGGCCTTCCGAGGTCGAGCCGCCGAAGCCCAAGCCGAGTGGCCCGCCCAAGGTCAAGATCAGCAATGCGCACCCCGAGCTGGACCGCTTGCTGGCGTCTGGCGACGGTGTCGATACCTTTGGTAACACGGGCGACATGCGTCTCGGGCCCAACGTTGCGTCCTGGAACCAAAAGATCCaggagcagcgcaccggccaggcggcgtcgttgggcggcgcggcgtttgGCCATTCTTCGCCACTGCAGTCTCAGTACACCTCCTCGAACCCCTTTTCGCAGTGA
- the sap62 gene encoding CWF complex protein sap62 (BUSCO:EOG092653YS; EggNog:ENOG503NVSR; COG:A), whose translation MDYQNRAGNKGAGIADASQAALDRRERLRKLALESIDITKDPYVLRNSSGNIECRLCLTVHANDGSYLSHTQGKKHQTNLARRAAKDAEDAEPSHVLMAPKNEVPKKSFVKIGRPGYKITKIREPYVEVATEAGTHPAGGRFGLLFQVSFPEIKEGVLPLYRLMSSFEQRQEPPNRAFQYVVIAAEPYETIAFKVQSREVDRAETLVVDAMPAPQQHNEPGTWSFWDPENKLYTVQILFRQ comes from the exons ATGG ACTATCAAAACCGCGCAGGCAACAAAGGCGCGGGTATCGCCGATGCGagccaggcggcgctcgaccggcgcgagcgtctgcgcaagctcgcgctggaaTCGATCGATATTACCAAGGATCCGTACGTCTTGCGGAATTCGTCGGGCAACATCGAGTGCCGCCTGTGCCTGACCGTGCACGCGAACGACGGTTCCTACCTCTCGCATACACAAGGAAAGAAGCACCAGACGAaccttgcgcgccgcgcagcaaaggacgccgaggacgcggaGCCGAGCCATGTGCTGATGGCGCCAAAGAACGAGGTGCCGAAAAAATCGTTTGTGAAGATCGGGCGCCCAGGCTACAAGATCACCAAGATCCGCGAGCCGTACGTCGAGGTGGCGACCGAGGCGGGAACGCATccggccggcggccgcttcGGCCTCTTGTTCCAGGTAAGCTTTCCCGAGATCAAGGAGGGCGTCCTGCCTCTGTACCGCCTCATGAGCTCGTttgagcagcgccaggagcCGCCGAATCGCGCGTTCCAGTACGTGGTTATCGCGGCAGAGCCGTACGAGACCATTGCGTTCAAGGTGCAGAGCCGCGAAGTGGATcgcgccgagacgctgGTCGTCGATGCGATGCCTGCGCCCCAGCAGCACAATGAGCCCGGCACTTGGAGCTTCTGGGACCCCGAAAACAAGCTGTACACGGTGCAGATCTTGTTCCGCCAGTAG
- a CDS encoding uncharacterized protein (EggNog:ENOG503NVB7; COG:P; TransMembrane:11 (o32-56i63-83o121-144i151-173o193-209i225-243o255-276i283-300o306-326i338-360o390-411i)): protein MVNSSYTPENNIVTPTRLDDLGGEVVYNLGNIAWMLMSTCLVFIMIPGLGFFYAGLLRRKNALTMIFMSMAVMAVVSFEWFFWGFSLAFSQGANAFIGDLKHFGLMNVDMDVSTGGSNLPQLVYCVYQMMFACITLVIACGAFADRGRFGPMLIFAFCWATIVYSPIACWTWNVDHGWSNVMGGLDYAGGTPVHISSGTAALVISLYLGRRRGYGTEQLAYRPHNVTYVVIGTVLLWFGWFGFNGGSGIGANLRAAQAMMVTHIAASVGGLTWMLWDYRLEGKWSAVGFCSGAISGLVAITPASGYVGTPSALVFGVLGGTACNFATQLKNLIGYDDALDIFAAHAVGGFVGNFLTGLFADGRVSSFDGSDPTDGSGWINRHFVQLGYQLADSCAGFGWSFVVTFILLFAIDHIPGCHLRCSEKDEVVGTDISQVGEEAYVMPHFNHMEAHQPLNLDETTKQESQTGPWAPSVDTTSSAKDPLPLPTTATIPNSVA from the coding sequence ATGGTGAACTCGAGCTATACACCGGAGAACAATATCGTAACGCCCACGCGGCTCGATGATTTGGGTGGCGAGGTTGTTTACAACCTTGGCAACATTGCCTGGATGCTCATGTCCACTTGTTTGGTATTTATCATGATCCCCGGACTTGGTTTCTTTTACGCGGGTCTCTTGCGCCGCAAGAATGCGCTCACAATGATCTTTATGTCGATGGCAGTCATGGCCGTGGTGTCCTTTGAGTGGTTCTTCTGGGGCTTTTCGCTGGCCTTTAGCCAGGGCGCAAACGCATTCATTGGCGATCTGAAGCACTTTGGTCTGATGAACGTGGACATGGACGTCAGCACCGGTGGTTCTAACCTGCCGCAGCTTGTATACTGCGTGTACCAGATGATGTTTGCGTGTATCACGCTGGTCATTGCGTGCGGTGCTTTTGCTGACCGTGGCCGCTTTGGTCCAATGCTCATCTTTGCTTTCTGCTGGGCGACAATTGTCTACAGCCCGATTGCCTGCTGGACATGGAACGTGGACCACGGCTGGTCGAACGTAATGGGCGGCCTCGACTATGCGGGTGGCACTCCGGTACACATTAGCTCGGGTACCGCCGCGCTTGTGATCTCGCTCTACctgggccgccgccgcggatACGGCAcggagcagctcgcctACCGCCCCCACAATGTGACCTACGTCGTGATTGGCACCGTGCTGCTCTGGTTCGGCTGGTTCGGCTTCAACGGTGGCTCTGGTATCGGCGCCAACCtgcgtgctgcgcaggcgATGATGGTTACGCACATTGCTGCCTCGGTCGGTGGCCTGACCTGGATGCTCTGGGATTACCGTCTCGAGGGCAAGTGGTCCGCCGTTGGTTTCTGTTCCGGTGCCATTTCCGGTCTCGTGGCGATCACACCTGCATCTGGTTACGTCGGCacgccctcggcgctggtgtttggcgtgctcggcggcacggcatGCAACTTTGCTACGCAGCTCAAAAACCTGATCGGGTACGATGACGCACTCGATATCTTTGCTGCCCACGCGGTGGGTGGCTTTGTGGGCAACTTCCTCACAGGTCTGTttgccgacggccgcgtctcgagctTCGACGGAAGCGATCCTACGGACGGCTCGGGCTGGATCAACCGCCACTTTGTACAGCTCGGCTACCAGCTCGCAGACTCGTGCGCCGGCTTCGGCTGGTCGTTCGTGGTGACCTTTATTCTCCTTTTCGCTATTGACCACATCCCCGGCTGCCACCTGCGCTGCTCGGAGAAGGACGAGGTGGTTGGTACGGACATTTcgcaggtcggcgaggaggccTATGTGATGCCCCACTTTAACCACATGGAGGCCCACCAGCCCCTCAACCTGGACGAGACGACGAAGCAGGAGAGCCAGACGGGCCCTTGGGCACCTAGCGTCGACACCACTTCGTCGGCTAAAGACCCACTTCCCCTTCCGACTACGGCTACGATCCCTAACTCGGTCGCATAA
- a CDS encoding uncharacterized protein (EggNog:ENOG503P4IU; COG:S): MAPEVKHVEVSEAAYRKLVLHAAKYASSTVVGILVGKHAPTVAVHDIIPLTHHWTQLSPMTEAGLAMINAHLQGKDDQVVGVYEVPESLHAKEPASTTSVLARKVADATGKPALLLFADGKKLLDEKPTALTASVEQAAGKSKALNEQAVSVHGYKQLVATLEKEVYEGRWKDLADWDDHVENTRLDWLTNAQVVP; this comes from the exons ATGGCCCCCGAAGTGAAGCACGTGGAAGTGAGCGAGGCTGCGTACCGCAAGCTCGTCTTGCACGCGGCCAAGtacgcgtcgtcgacggtCGTCGGCATCCTTGTCGGCAAGCATGCGCCGACCGTTGCTGTGCACGACATTATTCCGCTGACGCACCACTGGACGCAGCTCAGCCCGATGACCGAGGCGGGGTTGGCCATG ATCAACGCGCATCTCCAAGGCAAGGATGACCAGGTGGTCGGTGTGTACGAGGTGCCCGAGAGTCTGCACGCCAAGGAGCCGGCGAGCACCACGAGTGTGCTTGCGCGcaaggtcgccgacgcgacCGGCAAGcccgcgctcctgctctTT GCGGATGGAAAGAAGCTCCTCGACGAAAAGCCCACCGCGCTCACTGCctcggtcgagcaggccgccggCAAGAGCAAAGCACTGAACGAACAGGCGGTCAGCGTGCACGGATACAAGCAGCTGGTCGCCACGCTCGAGAAGGAAGTCTACGAGGGACGCTGGAAGGACCTCGCAGACTGGGATGACCATGTAGAGAacacgcgcctcgactGGCTCACCAACGCCCAGGTGGTTCCGTAG
- the PUS7 gene encoding tRNA pseudouridine(13) synthase (EggNog:ENOG503NX34; COG:S) has protein sequence MSQFAHGDWPPVHGIIKQRYSDFLVHEIGVDGQVVQITSLTPPEPPKKAEEKPAEKEGEHDWSQLQPWFADHLEALQAMAAGQHQEPLTSTPLPDKADRTRVHQLIRTLGQGALASEAADIDGVAAIRVKPMPAAGRGRSQHDPTSEAHSAPPYIHFTLQKTNRDSQEALQWLARFLHLDRHRGANQLSVAGTKDKRAVTVQRVALQRGKKTLEEVWRMVNHIGQPVSSTPGTKARRTVEMAITTRAERGLRIAHLGYEKYAFQLGMLSGNQFTITLRNIAWAGSVPDASRAALCVALEERVKAIQAGGFINYFGMQRFGTGAVSTHAIGIAVLRGDFSEALRLILAPNDRDSLDDRDESTAPPHVIATRAAKKAYVAGDYEEAYRLFPKTCVAERAVLDKMRKQYWHESDALGAFQNIPRSLRLMYVHAYQSYLWNALVSERVRRFGALQAVPGDLATKETSLDANTKCTTLGEDAASHNIEDVVMPMPGSDVHLPESGWLAEMYKEMLAKDGLTPLSLATARQPEYRLKGSYRL, from the exons ATGAGTCAATTTGCGCACGGAGACTGGCCCCCAGTGCATGGCATTATCAAACAGCGCTATTCCGACTTTTTGGTCCACGAAATTGGGGTCGATGGCCAGGTAGTCCAGATAACGTCGCTTACCCCGCCTGAGCCGCCCAAGAAGGCTGAAGAGAAGCCGGCGGAGAAGGAGGGGGAGCATGACTGGAGCCAGCTGCAGCCATGGTTCGCCGATCATCTCGAAGCCCTCCAGGCCATGGCCGCGGGCCAGCACCAAGAGCCACTCaccagcacgccgctgcctgATAAGGCAGACCGTACGCGTGTCCACCAGCTTatccgcacgctcggccagGGTGCTCTTGCGTCTGAGGCCGCGGATatcgacggcgtcgcggcaaTCCGCGTCAAGCCCATGCCGGCCGCTGGGCGGGGGCGCAGCCAGCACGATCCCACCTCGGAAGCccacagcgcgccgccgtacaTCCACTTTACCTTACAAAAGACGAACCGCGATAGCCAGGAAGCACTCCAGTGGCTGGCACGTTTCCTGCACCTGGATCGGCACCGCGGTGCGAACCAGTTGAGCGTCGCGGGAACGAAGGATAAGCGCGCAGTGACGGTCCAGCGTGTCGCCTTGCAGCGTGGCAaaaagacgctcgaggaggtgTGGCGCATGGTGAACCACATCGGCCAACCCGTGTCGAGTACGCCCGGCACCAAGGCGCGTCGTACGGTCGAGATGGCGatcacgacgcgcgccgagcgtggcCTGCGTATTGCGCACCTTGGCTACGAGAAGTATGCATTCCAGCTCGGTATGCTTTCCGGCAATCAATTTACCATTACGCTGCGGAACATTGCCTGGGCGGGCTCTGTGCCGGAtgcatcgcgcgcggcgctctgtGTCGcactcgaggagcgtgtaAAGGCGATCCAGGCCGGAGGATTTATCAACTACTTTGGTATGCAGCGTTTTGGCACTGGTGCTGTGTCGACGCATGCCATCGGCATTGCCGTGTTGCGTGGCGACTTTTCCGAAGCGCTTCGGTTGATTCTCGCTCCGAACGACCGCGACTCGTTGGACGACCGTGACGAGAGCACTGCGCCGCCACATGTCattgcgacgcgcgccgcaaagaAGGCGTACGTCGCGGGCGACTACGAAGAAGCCTACCGCCTCTTCCCCAAGACCTGTGTCGCAGAGCGCGCTGTGCTCGACAAGATGCGTAAGCAGTACTGGCACGAGAGTGATGCACTCGGCGCGTTCCAGAATATACCCCGTTCGCTGCGTCTGATGTACGTGCACGCCTACCAATCCTATCTTTGGAATGCGCTCGTGTCGGAGCgggtgcgccgctttggtgcgctgcaggccgtGCCCGGCGACCTGGCCACGAAAGAAACCTCGCTGGATGCCAATACCAAgtgcacgacgctcggTGAGGATGCCGCATCGCACAATATCGAGGATGTGGTGATGCCGATGCCCGGCAGCGATGTGCACCTCCCCGAGTCCGGCTGGTTGGCAGAGATGTACAAAGAGATGCTTGCCAAGGACGGCCTCACGCCGCTGTCGCTCGCCACGGCCCGGCAGCCCGAGTACCGCCTCAAAGGATCGTACCGGC TGTGA
- the RAD52 gene encoding DNA repair protein rad52 (COG:L; BUSCO:EOG09261PJZ; EggNog:ENOG503NXP6): MDANAFGARTSGDAFPVGVGGSAFDDEHDPETGLPIWSATRLATLQCKLNQRLGPEYLSQRPGPGGGPKLTYIEGWKVVDLANEVFGFNGWSTSVTSLDIDYLDVHPESGRCNCGVSAIVRITLRDGTYHEDVGYGHTEGVRGKHAALEKCKKEAITDSIKRGLKTFGRLLGNCLYDRQYSREVLKMPVPTAPFDASELHRHKDTPASASRTSARAGTKRTSDESNQQRMEEAKQARLRLAAAARAKMAGGRGKPEGLRGAAASGAPESAAAPPADAPTASEPPVPRPVPAPASTTPPAARPTPRPRSGVKPEPKETDPTATTPDDAPWDSEMNDAEAASMALELELEDDLLLRQSQLAQELDNDDLDTDTQ; encoded by the exons ATGGATGCGAACGCGTTTGGCGCGCGTACGAGCGGTGACGCTTTCCCTGTCGGTGTCGGAGGATCAGCGTTTGATGACGAACACGACCCGGAAACGGGATTGCCCATATGGAGTGCGACGCGTCTCGCGACACTCCAGTGCAAGCTCAACCAGCGCCTTGGGCCCGAGTACCTCTCGCAGCGCCCAGGGCCGGGTGGCG GGCCAAAATTGACGTACATTGAGGGATGGAAGGTCGTAGACCTCGCGAACGAGGTATTCGGCTTCAACGGATGGTCGACAAGCGTCACGAGCCTGGACATTGACTAC CTCGATGTGCACCCCGAGTCGGGGCGCTGCAACTGCGGCGTGAGCGCAATCGTGCGCATCACACTCCGCGACGGCACGTACCACGAGGACGTGGGGTACGGCCACACGGAGGGCGTACGTGgcaagcacgccgcgctggaaAAGTGCAAAAAGGAGGCGATCACCGACTCGATCAAGCGTGGGCTCAAGACATTTGGGCGTCTACTCGGCAACTGTTTGTACGACCGCCAGTACTCGCGCGAAGTGCTCAAAATGCCCGTGCCTACG GCTCCGTTTGACGCCTCCGAGCTCCACCGGCACAAGGATACccccgcgagcgcgtcgcgcacctcggcgcgtgctggaacaaagcgcacgagcgacgagtCGAACCAGCAGCGCATGGAGGAGGCGAAGCAGGCACGGCTGCGactcgcggccgcggcgcgtgccaaGATGGCCGGCGGGCGTGGCAAGCCCGAAGGCCTTCGTGGCGCAGCCGCAAGTGGTGCGCCAgagagcgccgccgcgcccccTGCCGATGCTCCGACGGCGTCCGAGCCACCTGTGCCGCGCCCCGTACCTGCGCctgcctcgacgacgccgcccgccgcccgTCCCACGCCCCGTCCTCGCTCTGGGGTGAAACCCGAGCCGAAAGAGACCGATCCGACGGCCACGACGCCCGACGATGCGCCCTGGGACAGCGAGATGaacgacgccgaggcggcaaGTATGGCGCTGGAGCTTGAGCTGGAGGACGACCTGCTTCTCCGCCAGTCGCAGCTCGCCCAAGAACTCGATAACGACGACCTAGACACAGATACACAGTAG
- the spn4 gene encoding Septin spn4 (COG:D; COG:U; COG:Z; EggNog:ENOG503NU9N) → MSAADGMTTMTTTTTEPIGISNLPNQRHKLASKTGANFTLMVVGESGTGKTTLINTLFRTELAPAQDYTQRYSKQLSKSVDIDIIKAELEEKQFRVNLTVIDTPGFGDYVNNRDCWSPLVDFLDDQYETYMRQEQQPQRKSIADMRVHACLYFIAPTGHSLKPLDIEVMKRLSQRVNLIPVIAKADTMVPRDLAIFKERVREVIRVQNIQVFAPPVDSIDEASAEHARALMASMPFSMIGSNKDVRTLDGRVVRGREYLWGVAEVENENHCDFKKLRSLLIRTHMLDLITSTEELHYENYRQSQMETRKFGEGKVKKLDNPRFKEEEEALRRKFTEQVKLEEGRFRQWEQHLIAERDRLNKDLETAHSSIKQLEAEMR, encoded by the exons AtgtcggcggccgacgggATGACGACaatgacgacgacgacgacggaGCCTATCG GCATTTCAAATCTGCCGAACCAG CGTCACAAGCTGGCGTCCAAGACGGGTGCCAACTTTACGCTGatggtcgtcggcgagagcGGTACCGGCAAGACGACGT TGATCAACACGCTCTTCCGTACCGAGcttgcgccggcgcaggacTACACGCAGCGCTACAGCAAGCAGCTGTCCAAGTCGGTGGACATTGACATCATCAAGGCAGAGCTGGAGGAGAAGCAGTTCCGTGTGAATCTCACCGTGATTGACACGCCCGGCTTTGGCGACTACGTCAACAACCGCGACTGCTGGTCGCCGCTGGTCGACTTCCTCGACGACCAGTACGAGACGTACATGCGCCAGGAGCAGcagccgcagcgcaagaGCATCGCAGACATGCGTGTGCACGCCTGCCTGTACTTCATTGCACCGACTGGCCACTCGCTCAAGCCGCTGGATATCGAGGTGATGAAGCGCCTCTCTCAGCGTGTGAACCTCATCCCGGTCATTGCCAAGGCGGACACGATGGTGCCTCGCGACCTTGCCATCTTCAAGGAGCGTGTGCGCGAGGTGATCCGTGTGCAAAACATCCAGGTGTTTGCTCCCCCGGTCGACTCAatcgacgaggcgagcgcggagcacgcgcgtgcgctcatGGCCAGCATGCCGTTCAGCATGATCGGCAGCAATAAGGACGTGCGtacgctcgacggccgcgtcgtccgTGGCCGTGAGTACCTCTGGGGTGTTGCTGAGGTCGAGAACGAGAACCACTGCGACTTTAAGaagctgcgctcgctcctGATCCGCACGCACATGCTCGACCTGATCACCAGcaccgaggagctgcacTACGAAAACTACCGCCAGAGCCAGATGGAGACGCGCAAGTTTGGTGAGGGCAAGGTGAAGAAGCTCGACAACCCCCGCTtcaaggaggaggaggaggcccTCCGGCGCAAGTTTACCGAGCAGGTCAAGCTGGAGGAGGGCCGTTTCCGCCAGTGGGAGCAGCACCtcatcgccgagcgcgaccgcctcAACAAGGACCTGGAAACCGCACACAGCTCCatcaagcagctcgaggcggaaaT GAGGTAG